GAATACAATACTTAAATCAGAAGGCTATGTCAATGGTTTTTTTTGTATGTTGTCAGACCTTATCTTATATAATAATCGAAGATACTTCCAACCACTTCATAAGGTTTTATATTTACATTTTCCAATTCATTTACCGGCATCCATAAAGGAATATAGCTGCCTCTATCTTTCCGTTTGAATTCCTCACCTTTACCACTTCCAAAAATTCCATCTATAATATGGGCATCATAATAATACTCGGTACCGTTATACTCCACCGTTGCAATAAGGTGCCCCATTTGTATATGTACCCCTAATTCTTCGTAAACCTCTCGCTTCGTTGCTTCTTCAGGTGTTTCTCCTTATTCAATTCCCCCACCTGGAAAAACAAAATATACCTCACCTTCTCGAACACGTTTTATAAGAGCGATTTTACCATCCTGTATAATTATGGCTGCACCGCGATTTCTTCTCACTTTATTACCTCAACACCAATCGCAACTGTTCCCCATTCTTTTTCTTGTTCTTTCGTATATATTTCGTATGTACTTTCTAACATTTCTTTTATACTAAGTTCTTCACAATCAAATAATTTTTTATCAATTTGTTCGTACATTGCTTTAAAGCTTTCGTATCGTTTTATCTCCGTTACTTTTACAGCCATCGTTTCTGCTGTCGTAAGGTTCGTAAATACAATTTCATCGTCTTGTTTTATAAGTTGACGTTTTTTATCGTATAAGCGTACTTCATATACTTTTTTTCCTGATTGAATTGACTGAAAAGGTTTATTATATAATCCCATTTCGTATCTCATACATTCCACTCCCTTTTATTCATCTTGCCTACTAACATTTTTGCACATTACTATTTCATACAACATAGTTCGCCTTACTTCACCTTGCATACAATGTTCCATATCCATTACTTTCTTTAGAGAGGATGCTAAAATTGGTATGTTATATTTAAATCAAAAACCTGAATATAATAAATATGATATCGGTGATTATACTTACAGTAAAGTAGGCCCTATTATTTTTTCTTGGAATGATGAAACAAAATTAAAAATAGGTAAGTTTTGTTCATTAGGAGAAGAAGTCGTTTTCGTACTTGGCGGTGAACATCGTGCTGATTGGATAACAACTTATCCATTTAATGTCCTCTTCGAAGAAGGAGCACACATTACTGGTCATCCTTCTTCAAAAGGTGATATCGTAGTCGGCAATGATGTATGGATTGGTTATCAATCCTGCATTTTATCTGGTGTTACAATTGGTAACGGGGCCATTATCGGGGCCAAGAGTGTTGTTACAAAAGACGTACCTCCATATGCAATCGTCGCTGGTAATCCTGCCAAACTAGTTCGATATCGTTTCCCGCAAGAAATCATTGAAAAACTAGAAAACCTTGCATGGTGGGACTGGGACATTTCCGTTATAAAAGGAGCTATTCCATTTCTACTCTCCAACAAAGTCAACGAATTTTTCACTTCTCCCGAAGAAGAAGCTACTTGATCTAAACAAAAAGAGCATCCTATTCTTTCAGGATGCTCTTTTTGTGTTTATTTTTTATTTATTCGCAACTGATTACACGGAGAACAGTGAAATGGAATTTTGTCTAAACAATTAAAGTTTGTTTCACAAATTTGTTCTATCGTTGGAACAAATGGAATGACAACTATGTTACTATCTATTATTTGTGTAACAGGTGGCAATACTGTGCCTACTTGATGTTCGAAGCGAATACTCGCTTGATTAATATAATTCCCTGAACCACTTGGTGCACTCTGAACTGTTACTTGGAACAAAACTGTCCGTGCTTCACCTGGATTTAAACTTCCTATAAGAAACCCTGATACTGGGCTTACATTTGGCACTGGCGTATTATCAACAGTTACACTTCCAGGAACAAATCGAAAACTACTATCTAACATATCTTGAAAACGAATATTTTGTATCGCTGTATCCCCCGTATTCGTAATAACTGTCGTAAACGTAATAACATCGCCTATTGTTGCTGATTGAAGATCTGCCGTTTTTACGACTGTTGTTGAAACATTTTGAGGAATAAACGGGATAACGACTGTATTACTATCGCCTTCAACTACTACTGGCGGCTCATTAGGATTTACAGTTGCAAGCCCATTCGCTGTAGATGTATTTGTAACTAAATTATTTATTTGCCCTCCTGTTATTACAACTTGGAAATTAATAATTGCTGCATCATTCGGCTGAAAATCACCTAGCGGGATACCAATATTTGGATTAGCAAATGGAAGAGGTACATCATTCACTGTTACCGTTCCATTTATAAATAACGTATTAGGATCAATAATATCTGTTAAAATAATATTCGTCACAGGAACTGTACTATCATTTATAACTGCAATTCCATACGTAATAACATCTCCTACCATCGCTACTTCAAAGTTTGCTCCTTTTGCAACAAATAAGATTGCGGTGTTTATCGTTACAATAACTGTATTACTCATGTCCATCACTGTAATTGGCGGCTCTCCTGGTACTAAAATATATTCTGCTAATGCCCCAGCAACGTTCACTACTGTACCACCATCTGGAAAACTTGTAATCGTAGCGTCATATGTTACAATCACCGTTTCACCGACTGGAATATCTGGTATCGTAAATCCAATCTGTGGATTTAACCCTGGCTGTGGTACTCCATTTATCGTTACACTATTTGGGACAAAATCAGCTTCCTGAGATAACACGTCTATAAATTGAACATTCATCGCATCAGCCGTACCAGTATTTAATATACGAACAGTATACGTTACCGTTTCTCCTACTCCAACAATTGGATGATCTACTTCTTTTAGCATATCTAAACTACCTCTATTTACTGGAGTTACTGTCGTATTACTTGGACTCGTAATTGTAAACGGTGGTTCTCCTGGAATAAGTTCAAAACTACCCGTTACACTCGCCGAATTCATAATGCTATTAGAAGGCGGGATTGAGATTACAGTTACTTCAAACGTTATGAGTACACTACCTCCTACTGGGAGATCCGGTAATGAAAAGCCTACAAAAGGATCTAAACCTACTTGCGGAATCCCATTTATCTGTACACTCCCTGGAACGAATTCTAAACTAGGTGATGGAACGTCAATAAATTGCACATTTGTCGCTGTTACCGTTCCTGTATTTGTAACTTGCACACTATACGTTAACGTATCTCCTAATCGTGTCGCCTGTTTGTTGACAGTTTTTATAACATTGAATCGCCCTCTATTTACCCTTGTTATTGTCGTATTACTCGGCTCTGTTACTACAACTGGTGGTTCTCCTGGTACTAAAGTAAAACTTCCTGTTATATTTGCAACATTCGTTATCGTTCCTGAAGATGGGATATTTGTCACTGTCGCTTGGAACGTCACTATATTCGTATTGCCAACAAGTATATCGCCAATTCCAAACCCAGTAATCGGATTCAAACCAGGTTGCGGAGTTCCATTTACCGTTACACTATTTGGGACAAATGACGCTCCTGCTGAAATCGTATCAATAAACTGAACATTGTTAGCTGTTACTGTTCCCGTATTCGTTATTTGCACTGTATACGTTAATACATCGCCAACGAGAGTCGCAGCCCTGTTCACCTGTTTTATAACATTAAATCGTCCTCTATTTACAGTTGTGAGTGTTGTATTGCTTGGTTGGTTTACTATAACTGGTGGTTCTCCTGGTACTAATATAAAGCTTCCAGTCACATTTGCCGTATTGGCAATCGTTCCGTTTGATGGAACACTGGCAACTGTTACTTGGAATGTGACTTCTACACTTTCCCCTGGATTTATATCTGGAAGCGAGAATCCATTATTAGGATTGAATCCAGGTTGTAACACACTGTCTATCGTTACACTGTTCGGTACGAATGTTATAGAGGAAGGTAATACATCACTATATTGAACATTCGTCGCTGTCACTGTTCCCGTATTTTGAACTACTGTTGTATATGTGATTGTATCTCCTACTGCAACAACCGGCTGACTTACTGATTTTAAAACATTCAAACCAGATTCATTTATTTTCGTTAATGTCGTGTTACTTGTCGTTGTTTCAGTAATAGGCGGCTCTGTTTCACTTACAGCAAATGTAGCCGTAACATCCACAAAATTAACAACTGTTCCACCTTGAGGTATGCTCGTTACCATCTCTTGATATGTGACAAGTACAAAATCACCTACAGGTATATCTGGAACTGTAAAGCCTATGAACGGATCGAATCCAGGTTCTGGTATTCCGTTTATACTCACACTTCCTGGAACAAATGCTACACCACTCGTACTAGAATCAAGAAATTGAACATTCGTTGCCGGCACTGTTCCAAAGTTAAAAATTAGTACATCGTAGGTTAATATTTCCCCAACCGTTGCTGATCCTTTATCTACTAGTTTTAACGGAAAAATAGACGCTATATTAATCGTCGTAACGACTAAATTCGTTAATATCGTTTGCGTAATAGGTGGTTCCTGCGGATTTGGTTGTGAAGTAAATGTAACGTCAGCATCGTTTAGTATGACTTCATTATCTGGAATCTCTGTAATCGTCACTTGGAACGTTACCGTAATACTTCCACCAGCAATTAATAACGGAGTAACTGTAAATCCTATTTCTGGATTTACACCTGGTTGCTGTATTCCACCTATCGTTACACTATTTGCAACAAATGTCGTTCCTTCTGGAATTACATCTTGGAAGAACACATCTGTAACAGGAATAATTCCTACATTCGTTATTAGAACGGTATACGTTAATACATCTCCAACAGCTCCAGCAGCAACATTTACAGTTTTTGTTGCTGTTACTTCACCAGGCGGAGGTAACGGTATTGTAACTACTGTCGTATTACTTGAATTTGTCGTTGTTACAGGCGGTTGTAAAGGATTTAATAAAAAAGTGGCTGTAGCAGATGCTGTGTTTAATACTGCTCCACGTGTAGACGGTGCAACTACCGTAACTTGGAACGTTACTGTCAATGATGTTCCAGCTGCGATATTAGGGAGCGGGAAACCAACATTTGGGTCAAAGCCTGGTTGAGGCGTTCCATTTATCGTTACACTATTTGCGACAAATGTTGTTTCTGTTGCAATCAGATCAATGAAAGAAACATTCGTCGCTAGTACTGTGCCGTTATTTCGAATGACAACAGAATACGTGTAAGTTTCTCCAAGTGCTGCTTGTTGCACAGATGAAGATTTTTGTATATTTAACTGCGCTGTATTTACTTGTGTCACTACAAAATTACTATTCGTAACAGTCGTTATAGGAGGTCCTGCCGGATTTATAAGGAAACTTGCAGTAACGTTCGATTGATTTCTTATATTCCCTCCACTTGGAACACTCGTCACCGTAACTTGAAACGTAATTGTAGCGGTTTGCCCGACTGGAATATTTGTAACTGGAAAACCTGCTATAGGGTCTGCGCCTTGCTGAACAACTCCATTTATCGTTACACTATTCGCTACAAATGTAGCTCCAGATGGGATTGGATCTTGAAAAATGATATTTGTTGCAGGAACAGTTCCTGTATTTTGAATAAGAATCGTATACGTTAACGTGTCTCCTACACCTGCTTGCGGCGTATTTACACTTTTTATTACATTAATTGATCCTACATTTACTCGTGTCACAACGATATTACTAATCGTTACAATTGTAATCGGTGGCTGCAGAGGGCTTACTTGAAAATCAGCAGTGACATTTGCATTATTCGGAAGTACTCTATTCGTCGGTACACTTGTTACCAACACTTGAAAAATGACTGTTACCATTGATCCAACCGGAATATTAGCAAGCGGAAAACCAATAGTCGGATCTAATCCTGGTTGCGGGGTTCCGTTAATCGTTACACTATTTGCTACGAATGTTGTACCAGCTGGTATCGGATCGAGAAATGATACATTTGTCGCTACTACCGTGCCGCTATTTTGTATAGTAACTGTATACGTTAACGTATCTCCTACACCTGCTTCACTTGCATTTACAATTTTCATCACATTTAATCCTGCAGAATTTACGACTGTCATTACGGTATTACTTGGTACCGTCACAGTAATAGGTGGTTCTGTTGGATTTACAAGAAAATCTCCAGTGACATTCGCATTATTTACAACATTATTCCCTTGTGGAATTGAATCAATTAATACTTCAAACGTAACAATTACACTCGCACCAGTAGGTAAATTATTTAATGTAAATCCAAGTTCTGGATCTGCCCCTTCCTGTAAAACACCATTAACCAATACACTATTTTCAATAAATAACGTCCCTTGTGGAATTGAATCTTGGAAAAATACATTTGTAGCTGGTACACTACCTGCATTTATTATTTCGATTGTATATATTAAAGTATCTCCTACAGTTGCAACACTCGTATTCACAGATTTTATAACTTCAAAGCTCCCTGTTTGTACTGTCGTATTCACGACGTTACTCGGAACAGTAATAGTAACTGGTGGTTCACTCGGATTCACTTGAAAACTTGCGGATACAGTTGCACTATTTAAAATATCTTCATTCGGCGGATCCTGCTCAATTAATACTTCAAATGTAACTACAACTGTCTGAGCCGCAGGGATATTCGGAAGAGGAAAT
This genomic interval from Bacillus cereus contains the following:
- a CDS encoding ASCH domain-containing protein, coding for MRYEMGLYNKPFQSIQSGKKVYEVRLYDKKRQLIKQDDEIVFTNLTTAETMAVKVTEIKRYESFKAMYEQIDKKLFDCEELSIKEMLESTYEIYTKEQEKEWGTVAIGVEVIK
- a CDS encoding CatB-related O-acetyltransferase — its product is MLYLNQKPEYNKYDIGDYTYSKVGPIIFSWNDETKLKIGKFCSLGEEVVFVLGGEHRADWITTYPFNVLFEEGAHITGHPSSKGDIVVGNDVWIGYQSCILSGVTIGNGAIIGAKSVVTKDVPPYAIVAGNPAKLVRYRFPQEIIEKLENLAWWDWDISVIKGAIPFLLSNKVNEFFTSPEEEAT
- a CDS encoding DUF7507 domain-containing protein; the encoded protein is MPFMNRFTTTVTGAVTFTGNTLGLSPTSPAPGNNFGTIDVFTTVNTSLQVPGFPAGTTNDWPLNSSSAILNLPAGSSVLYAELVWAGTYRTDTEDVTAFLNDNISFTTPAGTFSVAPDPATAQQGSVGNQFYYVRSANVTNFVNGGGAGTYTTGSVPAARTAANSTISRSVGWTLEVVYQNASLPLRNLSVYAGQEIIDASSPPVDAIISGFATPSTGTVTGRVLVTAQEGDSNIVGDQLRFGPNANATVALFGPRNPANNFFQSQICNDNGNLDTSGTFGNLNQPLGAALAVRRQGWDITNVDASSSLVNNQTSATVRFITNGDGYAAAGFGVQIDATGPIINPVKSVDKTVAAVGDILTYTITVPNTGTGSADNVVLQDSIPNGTTFIAGSVTVGGVTQPSANPASGINLGTIPNNAQRIVTFQVRVTSFPNPNPISNRAMVSYQFRPFVGSPPITSTASSNTVQTTVNRANLSLQKSVDLQTATLNDVLTYTVNVTNNGNVAANNVIFVDSIPAGTTFVTNSVTVNGVARPGANPASSINLGSINASQTTVVRFQVRVTSNPLVNPIPNRASVTFNFIPVPGQQPVSGQATSNTVFTTINIADIRTRKTVDRAFATVNDVLTYTVTIENTGNVLATNVIFQDPIPIGTTFIPNSVTVDGVSQPGANPATGFTVANISPGGSRTVTFQVRVTSTPSGGTIANRGNVSANFVVIPNQPPVTINRQTNTVVTQVNTGGLNVIKEVNTAQAAVGDTLTYTIAVQNTGNVPLTNVFFQDTTSSAVSFVANSVTINGTPQSGLNPNSGFPLPNIPAAQTVVVTFEVLIEQDPPNEDILNSATVSASFQVNPSEPPVTITVPSNVVNTTVQTGSFEVIKSVNTSVATVGDTLIYTIEIINAGSVPATNVFFQDSIPQGTLFIENSVLVNGVLQEGADPELGFTLNNLPTGASVIVTFEVLIDSIPQGNNVVNNANVTGDFLVNPTEPPITVTVPSNTVMTVVNSAGLNVMKIVNASEAGVGDTLTYTVTIQNSGTVVATNVSFLDPIPAGTTFVANSVTINGTPQPGLDPTIGFPLANIPVGSMVTVIFQVLVTSVPTNRVLPNNANVTADFQVSPLQPPITIVTISNIVVTRVNVGSINVIKSVNTPQAGVGDTLTYTILIQNTGTVPATNIIFQDPIPSGATFVANSVTINGVVQQGADPIAGFPVTNIPVGQTATITFQVTVTSVPSGGNIRNQSNVTASFLINPAGPPITTVTNSNFVVTQVNTAQLNIQKSSSVQQAALGETYTYSVVIRNNGTVLATNVSFIDLIATETTFVANSVTINGTPQPGFDPNVGFPLPNIAAGTSLTVTFQVTVVAPSTRGAVLNTASATATFLLNPLQPPVTTTNSSNTTVVTIPLPPPGEVTATKTVNVAAGAVGDVLTYTVLITNVGIIPVTDVFFQDVIPEGTTFVANSVTIGGIQQPGVNPEIGFTVTPLLIAGGSITVTFQVTITEIPDNEVILNDADVTFTSQPNPQEPPITQTILTNLVVTTINIASIFPLKLVDKGSATVGEILTYDVLIFNFGTVPATNVQFLDSSTSGVAFVPGSVSINGIPEPGFDPFIGFTVPDIPVGDFVLVTYQEMVTSIPQGGTVVNFVDVTATFAVSETEPPITETTTSNTTLTKINESGLNVLKSVSQPVVAVGDTITYTTVVQNTGTVTATNVQYSDVLPSSITFVPNSVTIDSVLQPGFNPNNGFSLPDINPGESVEVTFQVTVASVPSNGTIANTANVTGSFILVPGEPPVIVNQPSNTTLTTVNRGRFNVIKQVNRAATLVGDVLTYTVQITNTGTVTANNVQFIDTISAGASFVPNSVTVNGTPQPGLNPITGFGIGDILVGNTNIVTFQATVTNIPSSGTITNVANITGSFTLVPGEPPVVVTEPSNTTITRVNRGRFNVIKTVNKQATRLGDTLTYSVQVTNTGTVTATNVQFIDVPSPSLEFVPGSVQINGIPQVGLDPFVGFSLPDLPVGGSVLITFEVTVISIPPSNSIMNSASVTGSFELIPGEPPFTITSPSNTTVTPVNRGSLDMLKEVDHPIVGVGETVTYTVRILNTGTADAMNVQFIDVLSQEADFVPNSVTINGVPQPGLNPQIGFTIPDIPVGETVIVTYDATITSFPDGGTVVNVAGALAEYILVPGEPPITVMDMSNTVIVTINTAILFVAKGANFEVAMVGDVITYGIAVINDSTVPVTNIILTDIIDPNTLFINGTVTVNDVPLPFANPNIGIPLGDFQPNDAAIINFQVVITGGQINNLVTNTSTANGLATVNPNEPPVVVEGDSNTVVIPFIPQNVSTTVVKTADLQSATIGDVITFTTVITNTGDTAIQNIRFQDMLDSSFRFVPGSVTVDNTPVPNVSPVSGFLIGSLNPGEARTVLFQVTVQSAPSGSGNYINQASIRFEHQVGTVLPPVTQIIDSNIVVIPFVPTIEQICETNFNCLDKIPFHCSPCNQLRINKK